A single window of Mangifera indica cultivar Alphonso chromosome 18, CATAS_Mindica_2.1, whole genome shotgun sequence DNA harbors:
- the LOC123201304 gene encoding desmethyl-deoxy-podophyllotoxin synthase-like gives MLFQDVFTAGSDTSSTTLEWALSDMLKNPRVLEKAQAEVRSVFQTKGTVDEGGLHELKYLKAAIKESMRLHPAAPLLLPRECRKSCEIFGHQIPVKTIVLVNAWAIGRDPGHWSQPEEYIPERFLESSLDYKGANFEFIPFGAGRRICPGIIMGVANVELPLAQLLYHFDWKLPNGGKLEDLDMRVLGLL, from the coding sequence ATGCTATTTCAGGATGTTTTCACTGCTGGGAGTGATACATCTTCCACAACTCTAGAATGGGCACTGTCAGATATGCTGAAAAATCCCAGAGTCCTGGAGAAGGCACAGGCAGAGGTGAGGAGCGTCTTCCAAACAAAAGGAACAGTCGATGAAGGAGGCCTTCATGAACTGAAATATCTAAAGGCAGCCATCAAAGAATCCATGAGACTCCATCCTGCAGCTCCACTGTTACTTCCCAGGGAATGCAGAAAAAGCTGTGAGATTTTCGGACACCAGATTCCTGTAAAAACCATAGTCCTGGTAAATGCTTGGGCAATAGGGAGGGACCCTGGCCATTGGAGCCAGCCCGAGGAGTATATTCCTGAGAGGTTTCTTGAGAGCTCATTGGATTACAAGGGGGCCAATTTTGAGTTCATCCCATTTGGAGCTGGAAGAAGAATCTGTCCTGGAATTATAATGGGTGTTGCCAATGTGGAGCTCCCACTAGCTCAGCTGCTGTATCATTTTGATTGGAAGCTTCCCAATGGAGGAAAGCTGGAAGATCTTGACATGAGGGTTTTGGGCTTACTTTGA